From a single Nitrospiraceae bacterium genomic region:
- a CDS encoding DUF6573 family protein, whose product MTDHPTPKPLSHDEKKAAEAAFSGRPFHATWSAGARLVYDGILKALPAPPVGSVTHETAASIPTEPTSTAQHPADPATVQDGIRQTDRSDSPAVITDIKQAIDAGVLIDVSPTAQKLGITFPMMITKPLWEGGITVHQTLNEEEAAGRLRDVLMAFRLRLSNSVTVSPLIDFPALLPVPPGTVPQPIPLFALIQPNKEHQATVTLLLPNEVALTIMPMN is encoded by the coding sequence ATGACGGATCATCCAACGCCCAAGCCATTATCTCACGACGAGAAGAAGGCAGCTGAGGCGGCATTTTCAGGCCGGCCTTTTCATGCTACCTGGTCTGCGGGTGCTCGACTCGTCTACGACGGAATCCTGAAGGCCTTGCCGGCTCCTCCGGTTGGCTCCGTGACACACGAGACGGCAGCCTCTATTCCAACTGAGCCGACGTCGACCGCTCAACATCCAGCCGATCCTGCGACGGTTCAAGACGGAATACGACAGACCGACCGGTCTGACTCACCTGCGGTGATCACGGACATCAAGCAGGCCATCGATGCGGGTGTCTTGATTGATGTCAGCCCGACGGCGCAAAAACTTGGGATTACCTTTCCCATGATGATCACCAAGCCACTGTGGGAGGGGGGCATTACCGTTCATCAGACTTTGAACGAAGAGGAGGCGGCAGGTCGCTTGCGGGACGTGTTGATGGCATTTCGGCTAAGACTGTCCAATTCGGTTACCGTGTCCCCGTTGATCGATTTCCCAGCTCTATTGCCCGTTCCTCCCGGCACGGTTCCACAGCCGATTCCGCTGTTCGCGCTGATTCAGCCTAACAAGGAGCACCAGGCTACTGTCACGTTGCTCCTGCCGAACGAAGTCGCCCTCACAATTATGCCGATGAACTAA
- a CDS encoding DnaJ domain-containing protein: MKRGEDAWYSFAAMLRMDCYRVLGVAREASDDDIKKAYRKLVFQHHPDRNPSSKDAEAKIREINAAYEVLGDFEQRRTYDRLQWGDEPREVGPSPTEILEEMETQLFDEGRKELFALVIKQVHRIKAELAIIRDRTVAFQGYDTFNKFIVDERAAEIMEEFVTPEMDARKKKLVDVAAEMLITRGVVKRGDEGSLRSLRRQLEDIFRRGRQIGFTAALELFYERR; the protein is encoded by the coding sequence GTGAAGCGCGGCGAAGACGCATGGTATAGTTTCGCGGCCATGCTGCGGATGGATTGCTACCGAGTGCTGGGTGTCGCGCGAGAGGCGTCTGATGACGATATCAAGAAGGCCTACCGGAAGCTGGTCTTTCAGCACCATCCCGACCGCAATCCCAGTAGCAAGGACGCCGAAGCCAAGATCCGGGAGATCAATGCGGCCTATGAGGTGCTGGGAGACTTCGAGCAACGGCGCACCTACGACCGGCTTCAATGGGGTGATGAGCCGCGTGAGGTCGGGCCCAGCCCGACCGAGATTCTCGAGGAGATGGAGACTCAACTGTTCGACGAAGGGCGAAAGGAACTCTTTGCCCTCGTCATCAAGCAGGTCCACCGCATCAAAGCGGAGTTGGCGATCATTCGCGATCGTACCGTCGCATTTCAAGGGTACGACACGTTCAATAAATTCATCGTCGACGAGCGGGCGGCGGAGATCATGGAAGAGTTCGTGACGCCTGAGATGGACGCCCGGAAGAAAAAACTGGTCGACGTTGCCGCTGAGATGTTGATTACGCGAGGAGTTGTGAAACGAGGAGATGAAGGATCGCTCCGGTCGCTACGCAGGCAGTTGGAAGATATCTTCCGCCGCGGCCGACAAATCGGGTTCACTGCCGCGCTGGAGCTGTTCTATGAACGACGTTAG
- a CDS encoding MFS transporter: MTIRSWRDGVTPYQWLVLLIAWLGWVFDAMDATIYAIVLHPALHDLLEPSGQPVTSEMIGWYGGIIFSVFLIGWALGGIFFGVIADHVGRTKTLIATILIYAVFTGLAALSQEWWHLAIYRFLTALGIGGEWAAGAALVAETWPEEKRAKAAGILQSAWAAGFFLAASFNLLLKGYGWRVLFVIGILPAFVSLLVRWHVKEPDRWVTVHKQDRETDLERLTEIFAPSLRRSTVVGSLLAFVAVFGLWGSTNWAPTLIRELPELKGYDGTALSAYVSYAIMALNGGALFGYLGFGPLADRFGRRVVFGFMCLGSLVMLPMTYLLPTSYIGVLMLLPVLGFFNNGIFSGFPIYLPELYPTRLRATGSGFCFNAGRVLASTSPFLTGWLVTTLGSFGRAASTVAMIYIMGLIVLLFAPETRGKPLPD, translated from the coding sequence GTGACAATCAGATCCTGGCGCGATGGCGTGACACCCTATCAATGGCTTGTTCTCCTCATTGCCTGGCTTGGGTGGGTCTTCGACGCGATGGACGCGACGATCTATGCCATCGTGCTTCATCCGGCTCTGCATGACCTGCTCGAACCTTCCGGTCAGCCCGTCACGTCTGAAATGATCGGGTGGTACGGTGGCATTATATTCTCCGTATTTTTAATCGGCTGGGCCTTGGGCGGGATTTTCTTCGGCGTCATCGCGGATCACGTCGGCCGCACGAAAACATTGATCGCGACGATCCTGATCTATGCGGTCTTTACGGGATTGGCGGCGCTCTCGCAAGAATGGTGGCATCTCGCGATTTATCGCTTCCTGACGGCATTGGGCATCGGCGGCGAATGGGCAGCCGGCGCCGCGCTGGTGGCGGAGACATGGCCCGAGGAGAAACGGGCCAAGGCAGCGGGAATTCTGCAATCAGCCTGGGCGGCTGGTTTTTTTCTGGCTGCTTCGTTCAATCTGCTGCTGAAGGGTTACGGTTGGCGTGTACTGTTCGTCATCGGAATCTTGCCGGCCTTCGTGTCGCTGCTCGTCCGTTGGCACGTCAAAGAACCGGATCGCTGGGTAACAGTCCACAAACAGGACAGGGAAACCGACCTCGAACGTTTGACAGAAATCTTTGCTCCCTCACTCAGACGATCGACCGTCGTCGGTTCCCTGTTGGCATTCGTCGCTGTCTTCGGTCTGTGGGGGTCCACGAATTGGGCGCCGACACTGATTCGCGAGTTGCCGGAGTTGAAGGGATATGACGGCACGGCATTATCAGCGTACGTCAGCTATGCCATCATGGCGTTGAACGGCGGAGCCCTCTTTGGATACTTGGGTTTCGGCCCGTTGGCTGATCGGTTTGGACGCCGCGTGGTTTTCGGCTTCATGTGCCTTGGCAGCCTCGTGATGCTGCCGATGACATATCTACTACCGACAAGCTACATCGGTGTGTTGATGTTGCTGCCAGTTCTCGGATTCTTCAATAACGGTATTTTCAGTGGCTTCCCCATCTACCTACCCGAGCTCTACCCAACGCGGCTGCGCGCGACCGGTTCCGGCTTCTGCTTTAACGCCGGACGCGTCCTTGCTTCAACCTCACCCTTTCTCACAGGCTGGCTTGTGACAACACTCGGCTCGTTCGGTCGTGCGGCCAGCACCGTCGCTATGATCTACATTATGGGTCTGATCGTCTTACTGTTCGCCCCTGAAACAAGGGGGAAACCCCTGCCGGATTAG
- a CDS encoding alanine--glyoxylate aminotransferase family protein, which translates to MHEFLPPKRILLGPGPSLVHPRVLRALATPLLGHLEPAFLTVMNDIQTLLRTVFQTTNRFTIAVSGTGSAGMEASVVNLVEPGDSVIVGVNGAFGTRLATVVERCGGKAIRVEAPWGDIIEPAMIEQALRRAGPVKAVAVVHAETSTGAWQPIEPISRLCRDHGALLIVDAVTSLGGVPVEVDRWGIDVCYSGTQKCLSCPPGLAPLTVSDRAMAAIKGRRTPCQSWYLDMALVADYWAEGARIYHHTAPVSMLYALREALRLVEEEGLPARFTRHRLNSEALVAGLIELGLTPLPPAEHRLPMLTCVKLPGHIDEAAVRTQLLQTFGIEIGGGLGPLKGKVWRIGLMGESCTEANVLTLLNALEDILFRSGGLSTPGVALQAAARAYSRAH; encoded by the coding sequence ATGCATGAGTTTCTGCCTCCAAAACGGATCCTGCTTGGTCCAGGTCCTAGCCTGGTTCATCCCCGAGTCTTACGGGCGTTAGCCACCCCGCTATTGGGCCACCTCGAGCCGGCATTCCTCACAGTGATGAACGATATCCAGACGTTGCTCCGCACCGTCTTTCAGACTACGAACCGCTTTACGATCGCCGTTTCAGGAACCGGTTCCGCCGGGATGGAAGCTTCCGTGGTCAATCTGGTCGAGCCAGGCGACTCCGTGATCGTCGGCGTCAACGGAGCCTTCGGCACCAGGCTCGCGACGGTTGTCGAACGGTGCGGCGGAAAAGCTATTCGCGTGGAAGCCCCTTGGGGAGATATTATCGAACCGGCGATGATCGAGCAGGCCTTGCGCCGCGCAGGGCCGGTGAAGGCTGTAGCTGTCGTCCATGCCGAAACCTCAACCGGAGCGTGGCAACCCATCGAACCGATCTCTCGCCTCTGTCGCGACCATGGCGCTCTGCTGATTGTCGATGCGGTGACTTCGCTCGGCGGCGTGCCGGTGGAGGTCGATCGATGGGGCATCGACGTCTGCTACAGCGGTACCCAGAAGTGTCTCAGTTGCCCCCCCGGACTGGCCCCCTTGACGGTGAGCGACCGAGCCATGGCCGCCATCAAAGGACGTCGCACGCCTTGTCAGAGTTGGTACTTGGACATGGCACTGGTGGCGGACTATTGGGCTGAGGGCGCACGTATCTACCATCACACAGCCCCTGTTTCGATGCTCTATGCCTTACGGGAAGCGTTGCGGCTGGTCGAAGAAGAAGGATTGCCCGCTCGCTTCACACGCCACCGGCTCAATAGCGAAGCATTGGTCGCCGGTCTGATAGAATTGGGCCTCACTCCGCTGCCGCCTGCTGAACATCGGTTGCCGATGCTGACCTGCGTCAAGCTTCCCGGTCACATTGACGAGGCGGCAGTCCGGACACAGCTGCTGCAGACCTTTGGCATCGAAATAGGGGGCGGTTTGGGGCCGTTGAAGGGAAAAGTCTGGCGCATCGGCCTCATGGGAGAATCCTGCACTGAAGCCAATGTGTTGACCTTACTGAACGCACTCGAAGATATTTTATTCCGGTCCGGTGGCCTCTCGACTCCAGGTGTTGCATTGCAAGCAGCGGCGCGGGCCTATAGCCGGGCACATTAG
- a CDS encoding DUF3365 domain-containing protein yields MNRPLTVVLGAATFAFIAVVAFWIFKLTLADSMKSDMVSAQKVAAFIHAVLEANRNNYTENVVSKLQRDGIEAHEHWRDERGVPLPAQFLMETGRLVALKDLNFSFRLASLTPVYVWNGPNSDLERQGLMAVQQNPDHPYYGFITKSGTRYFQAIYADRAVSAACVECHNNHPNSPRRDFKLNDVMGGIVITFPVGE; encoded by the coding sequence ATGAATCGTCCGTTGACAGTGGTGTTGGGCGCGGCAACCTTCGCATTTATTGCCGTGGTTGCCTTTTGGATTTTCAAGCTCACGTTGGCCGACTCCATGAAGAGCGATATGGTTTCAGCGCAGAAGGTGGCGGCCTTCATCCATGCCGTGCTTGAGGCCAACCGGAACAACTATACCGAGAACGTCGTTAGCAAGCTTCAGCGCGACGGGATCGAAGCCCATGAGCATTGGAGGGACGAACGGGGCGTGCCGCTGCCGGCACAGTTCCTGATGGAAACAGGCCGTCTTGTCGCGCTCAAGGATCTGAACTTCTCGTTCCGGCTCGCCAGTCTGACCCCGGTTTATGTCTGGAATGGCCCCAACAGCGATCTCGAGCGACAGGGCCTTATGGCGGTACAACAAAATCCTGACCATCCGTACTACGGATTCATCACCAAGAGCGGCACGCGGTATTTTCAGGCCATCTATGCCGATCGGGCTGTGTCCGCCGCATGCGTTGAATGCCACAACAATCATCCCAACAGTCCTCGTCGCGATTTCAAACTGAACGACGTCATGGGCGGCATCGTGATTACCTTCCCCGTCGGCGAGTAG
- a CDS encoding TVP38/TMEM64 family protein — translation MITTSLQTSGASKFRHGKLVVALVLMGIAFGAVFFFDPQNVFVMVKANRDRLLEFTEANYGAAAALFIVMYCVGVGFSLPIGAVMTVVGGFLFGAVFATVFVNVGATTGATLAFLVARYLLRDAVEQKFGKWIGPFQEGFSKNAFSYLMTLRLIPLFPFFVVNLVSGLTRVNVGTYIAATALGIIPGSFVYAYAGRQFGSINSLNEIASPNVIMALVLLGLLALVPSFYGRLKRKPA, via the coding sequence ATGATAACAACATCACTGCAAACGTCCGGGGCAAGCAAGTTTCGCCATGGGAAGCTTGTTGTTGCCCTGGTCCTTATGGGGATCGCATTCGGTGCGGTCTTCTTCTTCGACCCACAGAACGTGTTTGTGATGGTCAAGGCGAACCGCGACCGGCTCCTTGAATTCACGGAAGCCAACTATGGCGCGGCAGCAGCACTCTTCATAGTCATGTACTGTGTAGGCGTTGGTTTCTCACTTCCTATAGGCGCTGTAATGACGGTGGTCGGCGGTTTTCTGTTTGGTGCTGTCTTCGCTACCGTCTTTGTGAACGTAGGAGCGACGACTGGCGCAACGCTGGCGTTCCTCGTCGCGCGGTATCTGCTGCGGGATGCGGTGGAACAAAAATTTGGGAAGTGGATCGGTCCTTTCCAGGAAGGGTTTTCGAAGAATGCCTTTAGCTACCTCATGACGTTGCGGCTGATCCCGTTGTTCCCCTTTTTCGTCGTTAACCTGGTCTCCGGTCTCACGCGGGTGAATGTCGGCACCTACATTGCCGCTACCGCACTCGGAATCATCCCCGGCTCGTTCGTCTATGCATACGCAGGGCGACAATTCGGGAGCATCAATTCACTGAACGAAATCGCTTCCCCCAACGTGATTATGGCCCTCGTGCTTTTGGGGCTGTTGGCGCTGGTACCGAGTTTTTATGGGCGGTTGAAAAGGAAACCGGCATGA
- a CDS encoding DUF3047 domain-containing protein, translating into MDAAIIDPISMTTRWELKQVVLLAGLVVIGPALVGAQSGPLLEVAKFSAGPEGPGLPDGWRPLTFKKVSKLTSYELVKDGQGVVVKAVSEASASGLIKEVRIDPREFPIVQWRWKVENLLKNSDVSRKDGDDYPARLYITFEYDPEKVGFGKKLKFKAGRAIFGDIPIGALNYIWDSKAPVGTIVDNVYTDFAKMVVVESGPQKVGVWVDESRNLYDDYKKAFGEDPPLINGVAIMSDTDNTKERVTAYYGDIVFLRRSIGSATR; encoded by the coding sequence ATGGATGCGGCGATAATCGATCCAATTTCAATGACCACAAGATGGGAGCTGAAACAGGTGGTGCTGCTAGCGGGACTGGTGGTGATCGGTCCCGCTCTGGTAGGGGCACAGAGCGGACCCTTACTCGAAGTGGCAAAATTCTCAGCGGGTCCGGAAGGCCCGGGACTGCCTGACGGCTGGAGGCCATTGACCTTTAAGAAGGTGTCGAAACTAACTTCCTATGAGCTGGTCAAGGATGGTCAAGGGGTGGTGGTAAAGGCCGTGAGCGAAGCCTCGGCGTCAGGGCTCATCAAAGAGGTCAGGATCGACCCGAGAGAATTCCCTATCGTGCAGTGGAGGTGGAAGGTGGAGAATCTCCTCAAAAACAGCGACGTGAGTCGTAAGGACGGCGACGACTATCCGGCCCGTCTCTATATCACCTTCGAATACGATCCCGAGAAGGTCGGTTTTGGGAAGAAACTCAAATTCAAAGCCGGCCGGGCGATCTTCGGGGATATCCCGATCGGGGCGCTGAACTACATTTGGGACTCCAAAGCGCCGGTCGGAACGATTGTTGACAACGTCTATACGGATTTCGCGAAGATGGTGGTTGTGGAAAGCGGGCCGCAGAAGGTCGGCGTGTGGGTCGATGAATCACGAAACCTTTACGACGATTACAAGAAAGCGTTTGGCGAAGATCCGCCGCTGATCAATGGCGTGGCAATCATGTCAGACACCGACAATACGAAGGAACGCGTCACGGCCTACTATGGCGACATTGTATTTCTCCGGCGATCGATAGGTTCGGCGACGAGGTAG
- a CDS encoding EF-hand domain-containing protein, translated as MRARRAGFILLSVCLSAISCEILLVDAPAGTRQQNDQAPTESSGQLKKPLPSATLKKPTKQKIGQASPGTRAQEHLSNTLQHPAKEDATEGQKKARPLHRKGKGSKKAKTQAVITSRTDLTYHGILQDPSRYDPRHNRHTAGTPDPQTPELTHDHFQELDRNGDGKIDPVEKAFGRLDMDRDLSARHWQ; from the coding sequence ATGCGCGCACGTCGTGCTGGATTCATCCTGTTGAGCGTATGCCTGTCAGCGATTAGCTGTGAGATCCTGCTCGTGGATGCACCAGCAGGAACTCGGCAGCAGAACGATCAGGCTCCTACAGAATCATCGGGTCAACTGAAGAAACCCCTACCATCCGCAACTCTCAAAAAGCCGACGAAGCAAAAGATAGGGCAGGCTTCTCCCGGTACCAGGGCTCAAGAACACCTGTCTAACACGCTCCAGCATCCAGCAAAGGAAGACGCCACTGAGGGTCAGAAGAAGGCTCGGCCGTTGCATCGGAAGGGCAAAGGAAGCAAGAAAGCCAAGACTCAGGCAGTGATTACGTCACGCACAGACCTGACCTACCACGGTATTCTCCAAGATCCATCACGTTACGACCCGCGCCATAATCGTCACACGGCCGGCACGCCGGATCCTCAAACTCCTGAACTCACCCACGATCATTTCCAAGAATTGGACCGCAACGGCGACGGGAAGATCGACCCTGTTGAGAAGGCGTTCGGAAGGCTTGATATGGATCGCGATCTTTCTGCTCGTCATTGGCAGTAG
- a CDS encoding amidohydrolase family protein — protein sequence MTIAIHNTRLIDGAGAVIEHATVIIRDTTIATVGTIKDVAVPRGATRVDGRGFTLLPGLIDCHVHLCLGGEADVVETITREAPALTLLKSSCAARQTLEAGFTTVRDVGARDHSIFALKHAVDTGLVPGPRIVGAGLAICMVGGHARFIGQEVAGTDQVRTVVRAQIAAGAEVIKVIASGGVLTAGTLPDQAQMTPEELRAAVEEAQRAGRKVAAHAHGASGMKNAINAGAHSIEHATLMDEDAAVLMKQHGVFMVPTLSALATTAACRPGCGIPENALEKAKAMTQRHAASFKKAHRSGILIAMGTDAGTPFNYHGENAQELDRMVAFGMSPMEAIMASTSAAARLIGIQDHVGTITKGKTADLVVFDGDPLRRIELLRDRNRIAGVMQAGKFVAGPLSRT from the coding sequence GTGACCATCGCGATCCACAACACGCGCCTGATCGACGGGGCCGGTGCGGTGATCGAGCATGCCACCGTGATCATTCGAGACACCACGATTGCCACCGTCGGCACGATCAAGGACGTGGCCGTACCGCGTGGGGCCACACGCGTCGACGGACGCGGCTTCACCCTGTTGCCGGGGCTCATCGACTGCCATGTCCATCTCTGTCTTGGAGGCGAAGCGGACGTGGTCGAGACGATCACCCGAGAGGCACCTGCCCTCACTTTGCTCAAATCGAGCTGCGCGGCACGACAGACCTTGGAAGCGGGTTTCACCACCGTGCGTGACGTTGGAGCACGCGATCACTCCATTTTTGCGTTAAAACACGCTGTCGACACCGGGCTCGTGCCAGGTCCTCGCATTGTGGGGGCGGGCCTCGCGATTTGCATGGTCGGCGGCCATGCCCGCTTTATCGGGCAGGAGGTGGCGGGGACCGATCAGGTCCGTACGGTGGTACGTGCGCAGATAGCCGCGGGAGCAGAGGTCATCAAAGTCATTGCCTCAGGCGGCGTATTGACGGCCGGCACGTTACCGGACCAGGCGCAGATGACCCCAGAGGAGTTGCGGGCAGCTGTGGAAGAGGCTCAGCGGGCAGGGCGAAAAGTGGCAGCCCATGCACATGGAGCCTCGGGAATGAAAAACGCAATCAATGCCGGAGCACATTCGATCGAGCATGCCACGCTTATGGACGAGGACGCGGCGGTCCTGATGAAACAACACGGTGTGTTTATGGTCCCGACGCTTTCCGCTCTCGCGACCACCGCAGCTTGCCGACCCGGCTGTGGCATACCAGAAAACGCCCTCGAGAAAGCCAAGGCGATGACACAGCGCCATGCCGCGAGCTTCAAGAAGGCCCACCGCAGTGGCATCCTGATTGCGATGGGCACGGATGCCGGCACACCGTTTAATTACCATGGGGAGAATGCACAAGAACTGGATCGGATGGTCGCCTTCGGCATGAGCCCGATGGAGGCAATCATGGCGTCGACCTCAGCCGCGGCACGATTGATTGGGATTCAGGACCACGTGGGCACGATTACGAAAGGGAAGACGGCTGATCTCGTCGTGTTCGACGGCGATCCGTTACGACGCATCGAACTCTTACGCGACCGCAACAGAATCGCCGGCGTCATGCAGGCGGGCAAGTTCGTGGCAGGCCCGCTTTCGAGGACGTGA
- a CDS encoding mercuric reductase, translating to MITQPTERIVTMGQSDSPLILPDDEYNRQLVGNVHPSNWVNPEPSGRYNIVVIGAGTAGLVTAVIAAGVGAKVALVERHLMGGDCLNVGCVPSKGMIRAARAWSDLKHAEEFGLHIPPGVKYDFGQVMARMRRLRARISHNDSTHRYKSLGVDVFIGNARFAGADTVAVEGPAGTRTLTFAKAAICTGARSSDPPIPGLREVRYLTNETIFSLTELPPRLGVIGAGPIGCELAQAFARFGSQVYLIEALHGIMPNEDRDAAETVERSMKRDGVTLLCCGKELKASKREGGKQLTVDSHGRQYDVTVDEIVVGVGRTPNLEGLGLEIVGVEFDKSGVKVNDRLQTTNRRIFAAGDICSRYKFTHAADAMAQIVIQNALFPHPLGLGYGSADSLIMPWCTFTDPEVAHVGMYEADAKKEGIEVETYTFKLDEVDRAILDGEEEGFARVHIRKGTDKILGATIVAAHAGDMINEFSVLMRAGLGAKTIAGTIHPYPTQAEVNKKVINLWRKAHFTPRMKSVLIKLFAWMRR from the coding sequence ATGATCACTCAACCGACCGAGAGGATCGTTACGATGGGCCAGTCTGACTCTCCGCTGATTTTACCCGATGACGAATATAACAGGCAGTTAGTCGGGAACGTTCATCCGTCTAATTGGGTCAATCCAGAGCCATCCGGCCGCTACAATATCGTTGTGATTGGAGCGGGAACTGCGGGATTGGTTACTGCTGTGATTGCGGCGGGCGTCGGTGCAAAAGTTGCCTTAGTTGAGCGACATCTGATGGGTGGCGACTGTCTTAACGTTGGCTGCGTGCCGTCGAAAGGGATGATTCGAGCCGCACGGGCGTGGTCGGACCTCAAACACGCGGAGGAATTCGGTCTGCACATTCCTCCAGGAGTGAAATACGACTTTGGCCAGGTCATGGCTCGCATGAGGCGGCTGCGGGCCCGAATCAGCCACAACGATTCCACGCACCGGTATAAGTCGCTGGGGGTGGATGTCTTCATCGGGAATGCGCGGTTTGCGGGAGCGGATACCGTCGCAGTCGAAGGTCCAGCCGGCACCCGGACTCTGACCTTCGCCAAAGCTGCAATCTGCACTGGTGCGCGGTCATCTGATCCTCCTATACCGGGATTACGAGAAGTCCGCTATCTGACGAATGAAACAATTTTCTCGCTGACTGAATTGCCACCGCGCCTGGGTGTGATCGGTGCGGGACCGATCGGTTGTGAACTCGCGCAAGCGTTTGCCCGGTTCGGTAGCCAGGTCTATCTCATCGAAGCTCTGCACGGCATCATGCCGAACGAAGACCGCGACGCGGCTGAGACTGTGGAGCGTTCGATGAAACGGGATGGCGTCACCCTGCTTTGTTGCGGCAAAGAATTGAAGGCGTCCAAAAGGGAGGGCGGCAAACAATTGACGGTCGATTCGCACGGCCGACAGTATGATGTCACGGTTGATGAAATTGTAGTCGGCGTGGGACGCACGCCAAACCTAGAGGGTCTTGGACTGGAGATTGTCGGCGTTGAGTTCGACAAAAGCGGTGTTAAGGTGAATGACCGATTACAGACCACGAATCGACGAATCTTCGCTGCCGGCGACATCTGTTCACGGTACAAGTTTACGCATGCCGCGGATGCGATGGCACAGATCGTCATTCAGAACGCCTTATTTCCGCACCCCCTCGGGCTCGGGTACGGGAGTGCGGACTCATTGATAATGCCCTGGTGTACGTTTACGGACCCAGAGGTTGCGCACGTCGGCATGTATGAAGCGGACGCGAAGAAGGAAGGGATCGAAGTCGAAACCTATACGTTCAAACTGGACGAGGTTGATCGGGCTATTCTGGACGGCGAAGAGGAAGGCTTCGCGCGGGTTCATATTCGAAAGGGCACAGACAAGATCCTCGGTGCGACGATTGTGGCCGCTCATGCGGGCGATATGATCAACGAATTCTCCGTTTTGATGAGAGCCGGCTTGGGTGCCAAAACGATCGCAGGGACGATCCATCCCTATCCGACGCAAGCTGAAGTGAACAAGAAGGTCATCAACCTTTGGCGAAAAGCACACTTTACCCCTCGCATGAAGAGCGTTCTAATCAAGCTCTTTGCATGGATGCGGCGATAA